In Methylomagnum ishizawai, one DNA window encodes the following:
- a CDS encoding tetratricopeptide repeat protein, whose amino-acid sequence MNAPPLVFVSATSGDLRSVRKLVSQALLTIGCHPVEQSHFGPDYREVRKMLGDRIAECQALIHIVGFRYGAEPDPARLPQGAERRSYTQLEYDLGRELQRKRGDGRFRVYTFVCPEGFPFDAEPEAEDDEKRGLQSAHRRAILGGEILYETPADPAGLEARIHVLREEARRLRVEHERHRGTMLAVGLAIVLALAGIGGGVYWYLPRHVERTVAETIDPAMIGERLRTEIRARFERDAEAARSEGKHWGALRELEKGRDAALARVDDVVATIREGLAGNPDPIFKEASRILEKEGGESALQYLESHKAEALAGIDRAATQEESALNNLKKKLQPLLLQADLLETKQDRAGALALLRTVADKAPGWWEARLRLGDSLYFMALYAEAEPHLRAALALAMDEKDRAVASNDLAQLLKATNRLVEAEPLMRRALAIDEQSYGPEHPDVARDLNNLAQLLQATNRLAEAEPLMRRVVKIFEKSYGPEHPNVATALNNLASLLQDTNRLAEVEPLMRRALAIDENSYGPEHPKVAAALNNLAQLLQATNRLAEAEPLMRRALAIDEQSYGPEHPNVATDLNNLALLLQDTNRLAEAEPLMRRALAIDEKSYGPEHPNVAIRLNNLALLLKATNRLAEAEPLMRRALVIFLLFTRATGHEHPGLRKVFGNYRQLLLAQHLPAPQIQTRLAEAATAAGYGAAEWATVQAAWK is encoded by the coding sequence GTGAACGCGCCGCCCCTGGTGTTCGTGTCCGCCACCAGCGGCGATTTGCGCAGCGTGCGCAAGTTGGTGAGCCAAGCCTTGTTGACCATCGGTTGCCATCCGGTCGAGCAAAGCCATTTCGGGCCGGATTACCGCGAGGTCCGCAAGATGTTGGGGGACCGCATCGCCGAATGTCAGGCGCTCATCCATATCGTCGGTTTCCGCTATGGCGCGGAGCCCGATCCGGCCCGCTTGCCGCAAGGGGCCGAGCGCCGCTCCTATACCCAGCTGGAATACGACCTGGGCCGCGAGTTGCAGCGGAAGCGCGGGGATGGGCGGTTCCGGGTGTATACCTTCGTCTGCCCGGAGGGTTTCCCGTTCGATGCCGAGCCGGAGGCCGAGGACGACGAGAAGCGCGGTCTGCAATCGGCGCACCGGCGGGCGATTCTGGGCGGGGAAATCCTGTACGAGACTCCGGCGGACCCCGCCGGGTTGGAGGCGCGAATCCATGTCTTGCGGGAGGAGGCGCGGCGCTTGCGGGTGGAGCATGAGCGGCATCGGGGGACGATGTTGGCGGTGGGTTTGGCGATTGTGCTGGCTTTGGCGGGGATAGGCGGCGGGGTGTATTGGTACTTGCCGCGCCATGTCGAGCGAACCGTTGCGGAAACCATCGACCCGGCGATGATCGGCGAACGGCTACGCACGGAAATCCGGGCGCGGTTCGAGCGCGATGCCGAAGCCGCCCGCAGCGAAGGCAAGCACTGGGGAGCCCTCCGCGAACTGGAAAAAGGCCGCGATGCCGCCCTGGCGCGGGTGGACGATGTGGTGGCGACGATCCGCGAAGGCTTGGCGGGCAATCCCGATCCCATATTCAAGGAAGCCAGCCGGATTTTGGAAAAGGAGGGCGGCGAATCGGCGCTCCAGTATTTGGAGAGCCACAAGGCCGAAGCCCTCGCCGGTATCGACCGCGCCGCGACCCAGGAAGAATCGGCGCTGAACAATCTCAAGAAGAAATTGCAGCCCTTGCTGCTACAAGCCGATTTGCTGGAAACCAAGCAGGACCGGGCAGGGGCTTTGGCCTTGTTGCGGACGGTGGCGGACAAGGCACCGGGTTGGTGGGAGGCGCGGCTGCGGTTGGGCGATTCGCTTTATTTCATGGCCCTTTATGCTGAAGCCGAACCACACCTTCGCGCCGCCCTGGCTTTGGCGATGGACGAGAAGGATCGGGCGGTGGCGAGCAACGACCTCGCGCAGTTGTTAAAGGCCACGAACCGGCTGGTGGAGGCCGAGCCGCTCATGCGCCGGGCGCTCGCCATCGACGAGCAGAGCTACGGGCCGGAGCATCCCGACGTGGCCCGCGACCTCAACAACCTCGCGCAGCTGTTGCAGGCCACGAACCGGTTGGCGGAGGCCGAGCCGCTCATGCGCCGGGTGGTGAAAATCTTCGAGAAAAGCTACGGGCCGGAACATCCGAACGTCGCCACCGCCCTCAACAACCTCGCTTCGTTGTTGCAGGACACGAACCGGCTGGCGGAGGTCGAGCCGCTCATGCGCCGGGCGCTCGCCATCGACGAGAACAGCTACGGGCCGGAGCATCCCAAAGTCGCCGCCGCCCTCAACAACCTCGCGCAGCTGTTGCAGGCCACGAACCGGTTGGCGGAGGCCGAGCCGCTCATGCGTCGGGCGCTCGCCATCGACGAGCAGAGCTACGGGCCGGAGCATCCCAACGTGGCTACCGACCTCAACAACCTCGCGCTGTTGTTGCAGGATACGAACCGGCTGGCGGAGGCCGAGCCGCTCATGCGTAGGGCGCTCGCCATCGACGAGAAGAGCTACGGGCCGGAGCATCCGAACGTCGCCATCCGCCTCAACAACCTCGCGCTGTTGTTGAAGGCCACGAACCGGCTGGCGGAGGCCGAGCCGCTCATGCGCCGGGCTCTGGTGATTTTCCTGCTATTTACCCGTGCAACCGGCCACGAACACCCTGGCTTGCGGAAAGTTTTCGGCAATTACCGCCAACTCCTGCTAGCCCAACACCTGCCCGCACCCCAAATCCAAACCCGCCTCGCCGAAGCCGCCACGGCGGCGGGCTACGGCGCGGCGGAATGGGCAACGGTGCAGGCTGCTTGGAAATAA
- the nhaD gene encoding sodium:proton antiporter NhaD translates to MIRAFLLLSLLSLVPELASAEESDVLGLTGTHRGLYCVMVFIVSYAFVMTEEFTHLRKSKPVILAAGIIWAHVAYLASSNGVSAEKVHVAFEHDLKEYAELFLFLLVAMTYINAMAERNVFEALRSWLVRRQFGYRSLFWITGIITFFLSSVADNLTSALLVGAVVMAVGVNSPKFVALGFVNLVSAANAGGAFSPFGDITTLMVWQAGKAEFFDFFHLFIPSVVNFVVPAAIMHFAIPNEAPTATDEEQVQMKDGALAICGLFGLTIMTAVSFKQFLHLPPFMGMMVGLSFLMLYGYRLKTVFYGPGKDKFDVFNNVRDAEWDTLLFFFGVVFAVGGLGYIGYLELASEAMYDGLGPTTANILIGVLSAIVDNIPVMFAVLSMDPEMDLYQWNLVTLTAGVGGTMLSIGSAAGVALMGTSRGMYTFFSHLKWTPAIVAGYAAAIFTHYLLNSP, encoded by the coding sequence TTGATACGCGCTTTCCTTTTACTGTCCTTGCTATCGCTGGTTCCAGAGCTGGCCTCCGCCGAAGAGTCGGACGTCCTGGGCCTGACCGGCACCCACCGCGGCCTTTACTGCGTCATGGTGTTCATCGTCTCCTACGCCTTCGTGATGACGGAGGAATTCACCCACCTCCGCAAATCCAAACCCGTCATCCTGGCGGCGGGCATCATCTGGGCGCATGTGGCCTATCTCGCCTCCAGCAATGGCGTGTCCGCCGAAAAAGTCCACGTGGCCTTTGAACACGACCTCAAGGAATACGCTGAATTGTTCCTGTTCCTCTTGGTCGCCATGACCTATATCAACGCCATGGCCGAGCGCAATGTGTTCGAGGCGCTGCGCTCCTGGCTGGTGCGCCGCCAGTTCGGCTATCGCTCGCTGTTCTGGATCACCGGCATCATCACCTTCTTCCTGTCCTCGGTGGCCGACAACCTGACCTCGGCCCTCCTGGTCGGCGCGGTGGTAATGGCCGTGGGCGTCAATAGCCCCAAATTCGTGGCCCTGGGCTTCGTCAACCTGGTCAGCGCGGCCAATGCCGGTGGCGCGTTCAGCCCCTTCGGCGACATCACCACCTTGATGGTGTGGCAGGCGGGCAAGGCCGAGTTCTTCGATTTCTTCCATTTGTTCATTCCGTCCGTGGTCAACTTCGTGGTCCCGGCGGCGATCATGCACTTCGCCATCCCCAACGAAGCGCCCACCGCCACCGATGAAGAGCAAGTCCAGATGAAGGATGGTGCCTTGGCGATCTGCGGCTTGTTCGGCCTGACCATCATGACCGCCGTGAGTTTCAAGCAGTTCCTGCACCTGCCGCCGTTCATGGGCATGATGGTGGGCCTCTCGTTCCTGATGCTGTACGGCTACCGCCTGAAAACCGTGTTCTACGGTCCCGGCAAGGATAAGTTCGACGTGTTCAACAATGTCCGCGACGCGGAGTGGGATACCTTGCTGTTCTTCTTCGGCGTGGTGTTCGCGGTGGGTGGCCTGGGCTATATCGGCTATCTGGAACTGGCGTCCGAAGCCATGTACGACGGCCTCGGCCCGACCACGGCCAACATCCTGATCGGCGTGCTGTCGGCCATCGTCGATAACATCCCGGTGATGTTCGCGGTGCTGAGCATGGACCCGGAGATGGACCTGTACCAGTGGAACCTCGTCACCCTGACGGCGGGCGTGGGCGGCACCATGCTGTCCATCGGCTCGGCGGCGGGCGTAGCTTTGATGGGCACTTCCCGCGGCATGTACACCTTCTTCAGCCATCTGAAGTGGACCCCGGCCATCGTCGCCGGTTATGCCGCCGCCATCTTCACGCACTATCTGCTGAATAGCCCCTGA
- a CDS encoding MFS transporter: protein MSSFSGKFGVLRHRDFALFLSARFLATVAIQMQSVAVGWQVYALTSDALDLGWVGLAQFAPFVPLALVAGQVADRFDRRRIVALCFLVEMLCGAALLAFTWVGLTVVWPVFAVMVLYGSVRAFMMPASQAVVVNLVPAAVFGKAVALNSSVFQVAVIAGPALGGFLYLAGPETVYASVTGGLAIAALLMGCVHGEPKKPGGNPPMSLDSVLEGLRFVRSRPVMLGAISLDLFAVLFGGATALLPAYARDVLHAGPTGLGWLRTAPGLGAACTALALACWPIRRHVGWWMFGGVGLFGAATLVLGRSQDYAVALAALALMGAGDMVSVYIRHMLVQLETPDAIRGRVSAVNSMFIGASNELGEFESGLTAEWFGLVPAILLGGCATLGVVGAWMWGFPVLRGMDAFPHAVRELPAGRKKPRQAKGGRRRRGR, encoded by the coding sequence TTGAGTTCTTTTTCCGGTAAATTCGGTGTTTTGCGCCATCGCGACTTCGCTTTGTTCCTCAGCGCCCGCTTCCTCGCCACCGTGGCGATCCAGATGCAAAGCGTGGCGGTGGGCTGGCAAGTTTACGCCCTGACCTCGGACGCCCTCGATCTCGGGTGGGTCGGCCTGGCCCAGTTCGCGCCTTTCGTGCCGCTGGCCCTGGTGGCGGGGCAGGTGGCCGACCGCTTCGACCGGCGGCGCATCGTCGCGCTGTGTTTCCTGGTGGAGATGCTGTGCGGGGCGGCTTTGCTCGCGTTCACCTGGGTCGGCTTGACGGTGGTGTGGCCGGTGTTCGCGGTGATGGTGCTGTATGGTTCGGTCCGTGCTTTCATGATGCCCGCCAGCCAGGCGGTGGTGGTCAACCTCGTGCCCGCCGCGGTGTTCGGCAAGGCCGTGGCGCTGAATTCCTCGGTGTTCCAGGTGGCGGTGATCGCGGGACCGGCCTTGGGCGGTTTCCTGTATCTGGCCGGGCCGGAGACGGTCTACGCCAGCGTGACCGGCGGCTTGGCCATCGCCGCCTTGTTGATGGGCTGTGTCCACGGCGAGCCGAAAAAGCCGGGCGGCAATCCGCCCATGAGCCTGGATTCGGTGCTGGAAGGGCTGCGCTTCGTGCGGTCGCGGCCCGTGATGTTGGGGGCGATTTCGCTGGATTTGTTCGCCGTGTTGTTCGGCGGGGCGACCGCCTTGCTACCGGCCTATGCCCGCGATGTGCTGCATGCGGGACCGACCGGGTTGGGCTGGTTGCGGACGGCACCGGGCTTGGGGGCCGCGTGTACGGCGCTGGCCTTGGCGTGCTGGCCGATCCGGCGCCATGTCGGCTGGTGGATGTTCGGCGGCGTCGGGCTGTTCGGCGCGGCCACCCTGGTACTGGGCCGGTCGCAGGATTACGCCGTGGCCCTGGCCGCGCTGGCCTTGATGGGGGCGGGCGATATGGTCAGTGTCTATATCCGCCATATGCTGGTGCAATTGGAAACGCCCGACGCCATCCGGGGCCGGGTCAGCGCGGTGAATTCGATGTTCATCGGCGCGTCCAACGAACTCGGCGAATTCGAGTCGGGGCTGACCGCCGAATGGTTCGGGCTGGTGCCCGCCATCCTGCTCGGCGGTTGCGCGACCTTGGGGGTGGTGGGGGCGTGGATGTGGGGTTTTCCGGTGTTGCGTGGGATGGACGCATTTCCGCACGCGGTCCGGGAGCTGCCCGCGGGCCGGAAGAAACCCCGGCAGGCCAAGGGCGGACGCCGGCGACGGGGGCGGTAA
- a CDS encoding nicotinate phosphoribosyltransferase: protein MNLLDNLLLNTDSYKSSHFLQYPPDASGMFSYFESRGGAFAATVFFGLQIILKDYLSKPITAAQIDAAAEFWRAHGEPFDEAGWRYILAEHGGHPPVTIRAVPEGTRVPGHNALFTVECTDPRVYWIISHLETLLVRVWYPITVATQSWEIKRLIREYLIATSDDPEGQLPFKLHDFGARGVSSGESAAIGGCAHLVNFRGTDTVSGILAAREYYGEPMAGFSIPAAEHSTITAWGREDEAAAYRNMLRHFAQPGALLSVVSDSYDVFNAVENLWGGALREEVVQSGATLVIRPDSGDPVAVVGKVAEILDRRFGSSVNGKGYKVLRQVRILQGDGVNAHSITAILERLQALGFAADNIAFGMGGALLQRLDRDTLKFALKCSAIRRGTAWLPVSKDPVTDPGKRSKAGRLSLFRSETTGEYATLPLVDGQPPGPEWRDAMETVWERGRLLRDWSFAEVRARAGRFV, encoded by the coding sequence ATGAACCTGCTCGACAATCTGTTGCTCAACACCGATTCCTATAAATCCAGCCATTTCCTGCAATATCCGCCCGACGCCAGCGGGATGTTTTCCTATTTCGAATCGCGGGGCGGGGCGTTCGCGGCCACGGTATTCTTCGGGCTGCAAATCATCCTCAAGGACTATCTCTCCAAGCCCATCACGGCGGCGCAGATCGACGCCGCCGCCGAATTCTGGCGGGCGCATGGCGAGCCCTTCGACGAGGCCGGTTGGCGCTACATATTGGCCGAACACGGCGGCCATCCGCCGGTCACGATCCGGGCCGTCCCCGAAGGCACGCGGGTACCCGGCCACAACGCCCTGTTCACGGTGGAATGCACCGATCCCCGCGTGTATTGGATCATTTCCCATCTGGAAACCCTGCTGGTGCGGGTGTGGTATCCGATCACGGTCGCGACCCAATCCTGGGAAATCAAGCGCCTGATCCGGGAATATCTCATTGCCACCTCCGACGACCCCGAGGGCCAATTGCCGTTCAAGCTCCACGATTTCGGGGCGCGGGGCGTGTCCAGTGGCGAATCGGCGGCCATCGGCGGTTGCGCCCATCTGGTCAATTTCCGGGGCACGGACACGGTGTCCGGCATCCTGGCGGCCCGCGAATATTACGGCGAACCCATGGCCGGTTTTTCCATCCCCGCCGCCGAACACAGCACCATCACCGCCTGGGGCCGCGAGGACGAGGCCGCGGCCTACCGCAACATGTTGCGCCATTTCGCCCAGCCGGGTGCCCTGCTCTCGGTGGTCTCGGACAGCTACGATGTGTTCAACGCCGTCGAGAACCTCTGGGGCGGGGCTTTGCGCGAGGAGGTGGTCCAATCCGGCGCGACCCTGGTGATCCGGCCCGATTCCGGCGATCCGGTGGCGGTGGTGGGGAAAGTGGCGGAAATCCTGGACCGGCGCTTCGGCTCCAGCGTGAACGGCAAGGGCTACAAGGTCTTGCGCCAGGTCCGCATCCTCCAGGGCGACGGGGTCAACGCCCACAGCATCACCGCCATCCTGGAGCGGCTACAAGCGCTGGGTTTCGCCGCCGACAATATCGCCTTCGGCATGGGCGGGGCGCTGTTGCAACGGCTGGACCGCGACACCCTCAAATTCGCCCTGAAATGCTCGGCGATCCGGCGCGGCACGGCCTGGCTCCCGGTGTCCAAAGACCCGGTCACCGATCCCGGCAAGCGCTCCAAGGCCGGGCGCTTGTCCCTGTTCCGCTCGGAGACCACCGGGGAATACGCGACCTTGCCGCTGGTGGACGGCCAGCCGCCCGGTCCCGAATGGCGCGACGCCATGGAAACCGTGTGGGAACGGGGACGCTTGCTGAGGGATTGGAGTTTCGCGGAGGTGCGGGCGCGGGCCGGGCGGTTCGTGTAG